One Nitrospiria bacterium genomic window carries:
- the smc gene encoding chromosome segregation protein SMC — protein sequence MRLKKLELHGFKSFCDRTPITFQPGVTAVVGPNGCGKSNISDAILWVLGEQSPKTLRGDKMEDVIFNGSSNRKPLGIAEVTLTIGDINKELDSGFGEYREVTVSRRLFRSGESEYLINKIPCRLKDVRDLLIDSGAGHKGHTIIEQGKVDQILQANPLQRREIIEETAGITKYKIRKAEALRKLDATEQNLLRVRDIISEVKRQINSLDRQAKKAAQYQTLQEELKGLEVSLAQREYHYQGLTLKETTQDHETVHLEEENLTVKLQSLEASVESQKVSQTDQAEKLKGLQQTLNESNGKIQKAEGRVDLAQAQMNRWNEQEAETQIEIDTMRGQTSTLLEEEQALSRETEQLQRELEREMENLRSAEDTVHQREGELQRVQQELENERAAHLEGITEATQTKNQIAQDESRKRELNRLQEKLSREKGELKQQIIGLHSKIEENQSTRLTLDEKKENIHQEGAVVKKDLQGLQTDLKELNQRLHEKKEALTLKRSRLHSLQELHRSLTGYQDGTRALIKQSEENSKPISVLAETIEVTPSFERAIEAVFGEKLQGIQTEGPKDIQTAVTYLKAASAGRATFIIPRPDPSSRIPLNLLQDPGILGMAIDHVKTNEILKPFVDAILQNVIIVDCLQTGLKLHFEDGIQATFVSRDGDLVDSLGTVTGGSPSQTSAGLLQQKREMKDLDNAIFLLKKEIESLDVSQEEVTQKAESLLGQQGSLEQTQRNVELELLTHDKDLGSLRQELERITRQCDILTAEEGANLQDQQTITSSLAELEQQLTHNLQQQTNREEGIKAVQNNLAQFQIALGQASEELTVNKVKTGTLKERYEHAGKNYKRIQNTREQHRLQLEQKEITLTDLSEKKRLTNEEQNHLEEQIGVFAKEREQIQTRLQTEEQVLTSIRENLESSEAQLRELRHRLNEISDRKQEIELKLTELRLKREHLRGSILHEYSIDLETLPLPEEIENPVDETQTARVQELKNKLTQMGPVNLMAIQEYKDLEERFQFLTQQEADLTQAMDTLRQVIQKINRTTSQLFNETFTKVNEKFGFVFSSFFEGGKAELVLVELENSSESGVEIHAQPPGKRLRNLTLLSGGEKALTAIALLFATFLIHPSPFCLLDEIDAPLDEENIRRFTKVLLQMINHSQFIVITHNKRTMEIAHALYGITMEEPGVSRLISVKLQEGSAPQGEVLEETPVNA from the coding sequence TTTAAATCTTTCTGCGACCGCACCCCGATCACCTTCCAGCCCGGGGTAACTGCCGTGGTGGGTCCAAACGGGTGCGGAAAGAGCAACATCTCGGATGCCATCCTTTGGGTATTGGGGGAGCAAAGTCCCAAAACCCTCAGAGGAGACAAAATGGAAGATGTGATTTTTAACGGCTCCAGCAACCGGAAACCCCTGGGCATTGCAGAAGTCACACTGACCATTGGAGATATCAATAAAGAGCTTGATTCAGGTTTTGGGGAGTATCGGGAGGTCACCGTTTCCCGCCGGCTATTCCGAAGCGGTGAGAGTGAGTATTTAATCAATAAAATTCCCTGCCGGTTGAAAGATGTCCGAGATCTATTGATTGACAGCGGGGCAGGTCATAAGGGTCATACCATTATCGAGCAGGGAAAGGTGGATCAAATTCTTCAGGCCAATCCCCTTCAGCGCCGGGAAATCATTGAAGAAACCGCGGGAATCACTAAGTATAAAATCCGAAAGGCGGAAGCCCTCCGAAAACTGGACGCGACTGAACAAAACCTCCTCAGGGTGAGAGATATTATTTCAGAGGTCAAAAGGCAAATTAATTCCTTAGATCGCCAGGCCAAAAAAGCGGCTCAATATCAAACCTTACAGGAGGAGTTAAAAGGTCTGGAGGTTTCCTTGGCCCAGAGAGAGTACCACTACCAAGGATTAACTTTAAAGGAAACCACTCAGGACCACGAAACGGTTCACCTGGAGGAGGAAAATTTAACCGTTAAACTTCAAAGTTTAGAGGCCTCCGTAGAATCTCAAAAGGTTTCCCAAACAGACCAGGCGGAAAAATTGAAAGGCCTCCAGCAAACGTTAAATGAAAGCAATGGAAAAATTCAAAAAGCCGAAGGAAGGGTTGATTTGGCACAAGCCCAAATGAACCGTTGGAATGAACAAGAAGCCGAAACTCAAATCGAAATAGACACCATGCGGGGCCAAACCTCTACCCTATTGGAGGAGGAACAGGCCTTATCCCGAGAAACAGAACAGCTCCAGCGGGAATTAGAAAGGGAAATGGAAAATCTTCGCTCGGCTGAAGATACGGTCCATCAGCGGGAGGGTGAACTTCAAAGGGTCCAGCAGGAATTGGAAAATGAACGGGCCGCTCATTTAGAAGGAATCACAGAAGCAACTCAAACCAAAAATCAGATTGCTCAGGACGAATCTAGAAAACGGGAATTAAACCGGCTCCAGGAGAAACTCTCCCGTGAGAAAGGGGAATTAAAACAGCAAATAATAGGCCTTCATTCTAAGATTGAGGAAAACCAATCCACCCGCCTTACCCTGGATGAAAAAAAAGAAAATATTCACCAGGAGGGGGCAGTTGTAAAAAAAGACCTCCAGGGGCTCCAAACTGACTTGAAAGAATTAAACCAAAGACTTCATGAAAAAAAGGAAGCCCTCACTTTAAAAAGAAGCCGGCTTCATTCTCTTCAGGAGCTGCATCGCTCCCTCACCGGTTACCAGGATGGTACACGAGCACTGATAAAGCAATCGGAAGAAAATTCAAAACCCATTTCCGTTCTTGCGGAAACCATTGAAGTCACCCCCTCTTTTGAACGCGCCATTGAAGCGGTTTTTGGGGAAAAGCTCCAGGGAATCCAAACCGAAGGTCCAAAGGACATTCAAACCGCGGTCACCTATCTCAAGGCGGCCTCTGCCGGCCGGGCCACTTTTATCATTCCCCGGCCTGACCCCTCTTCCCGAATTCCCCTGAACCTTCTACAAGATCCAGGAATTTTGGGAATGGCCATTGATCATGTCAAAACCAATGAAATCCTAAAACCTTTTGTGGATGCCATTTTACAGAACGTCATCATTGTGGATTGCCTCCAAACAGGACTAAAACTTCATTTTGAAGACGGAATTCAGGCAACTTTTGTTTCCCGGGATGGGGATCTTGTGGATTCCCTCGGGACCGTTACGGGTGGAAGCCCTTCCCAAACCAGTGCGGGTCTTCTCCAGCAAAAAAGGGAAATGAAGGATCTAGACAACGCCATTTTTCTCCTGAAAAAAGAGATCGAGTCCCTTGATGTATCCCAAGAGGAGGTCACCCAAAAAGCAGAGTCTTTATTGGGGCAACAGGGGTCTTTGGAACAAACTCAAAGAAATGTTGAATTAGAACTCCTCACACACGACAAAGACCTTGGATCATTGCGGCAAGAATTGGAGCGTATCACAAGGCAATGCGATATTTTAACGGCAGAGGAGGGGGCGAACCTCCAAGATCAGCAAACCATTACTTCATCCCTTGCAGAGTTGGAACAACAACTCACCCACAATTTACAACAGCAAACCAATCGTGAAGAGGGCATCAAAGCCGTTCAGAATAACCTGGCTCAATTTCAGATTGCTCTCGGACAAGCTTCGGAAGAGCTCACTGTTAACAAAGTAAAAACCGGCACGTTGAAGGAACGATATGAGCATGCGGGGAAAAATTACAAACGGATCCAGAACACTCGGGAACAACACCGACTTCAACTGGAACAAAAAGAAATTACACTCACGGACCTTTCAGAAAAAAAACGACTAACCAACGAGGAACAAAACCACCTTGAAGAGCAGATTGGAGTTTTTGCCAAAGAACGGGAACAAATACAAACCCGACTACAAACTGAAGAGCAGGTTTTAACTTCTATTCGAGAAAATCTGGAGTCATCCGAGGCTCAATTACGGGAGCTGCGCCATCGTTTAAATGAAATTTCAGACCGGAAACAGGAAATTGAATTAAAATTAACGGAACTACGTTTAAAAAGGGAACACCTGAGGGGCTCCATACTTCATGAATATTCCATCGACCTGGAAACCCTGCCCTTACCAGAGGAAATCGAAAACCCAGTGGATGAAACCCAAACCGCAAGAGTTCAGGAACTAAAAAATAAATTAACCCAAATGGGCCCGGTAAACCTGATGGCCATTCAGGAATATAAAGACCTCGAGGAACGCTTTCAATTCCTGACACAGCAGGAGGCAGACTTAACCCAGGCCATGGACACCCTTCGCCAGGTGATTCAAAAAATCAACCGAACCACATCCCAGCTTTTTAATGAAACCTTTACAAAGGTTAATGAAAAATTTGGTTTTGTATTTTCTTCCTTTTTTGAGGGAGGGAAAGCAGAACTGGTCCTGGTGGAATTGGAAAACTCATCTGAATCCGGGGTAGAAATTCACGCACAACCCCCCGGAAAACGCCTTCGAAACCTCACCCTCTTATCCGGGGGTGAAAAAGCCTTAACCGCCATTGCATTACTTTTTGCTACCTTCCTGATCCATCCCAGCCCCTTCTGCCTTCTGGATGAAATCGACGCCCCGTTGGACGAGGAAAATATTCGCCGGTTCACTAAGGTCCTTCTTCAAATGATTAACCATTCCCAGTTCATTGTCATCACCCACAATAAACGGACCATGGAAATTGCTCATGCCTTATACGGGATTACTATGGAAGAACCAGGGGTCTCAAGACTGATTTCAGTAAAACTTCAGGAAGGCAGTGCTCCTCAGGGAGAGGTGTTGGAAGAAACACCGGTAAACGCTTAA
- the thiL gene encoding thiamine-phosphate kinase gives MSPKKLSQVGELGLIDWIRKNLPNRSHSIVRGIGEDTAAYFPKKGFLSLMTTDLCIEGIHFDRRYASLDQIGYKTLASNLSDIASMGGIPRFFLVSVAFPSEIKISEFRALYQGMKSLAKKTGVVLIGGDTSASKKGLFLNISMVGEVEPRVLVSRSGAKPNDRIFVTGNLGDSAAGLEILTRKRYTKNAKHLQPELKLIQRHLIPFPRIEEGRELALNCLPSAMIDLSDGLATDLGHICEESGVGAFIEVESLPISKALQTYCSKIKRSPISFALTGGEDYELLFSVPKSKVSRMKSLCQKKGVKITEIGEIISKKGMWIQTRKGLTLLKERGFEHFQRVKI, from the coding sequence ATGTCTCCAAAAAAATTAAGCCAGGTTGGAGAGCTTGGGTTAATTGACTGGATCAGGAAAAACCTTCCAAATAGATCCCACAGCATTGTCCGCGGGATCGGTGAAGATACCGCTGCTTATTTCCCAAAAAAGGGATTCCTCTCTTTAATGACAACTGATCTCTGTATTGAGGGGATTCATTTTGACCGTCGATACGCCTCCTTGGATCAAATTGGATACAAAACCCTTGCATCCAACCTGAGCGATATTGCCTCCATGGGGGGAATTCCAAGGTTTTTTCTGGTTTCCGTAGCCTTTCCATCTGAAATTAAAATCAGTGAATTTCGGGCTCTTTATCAAGGGATGAAATCCTTAGCAAAAAAAACGGGGGTGGTCTTAATTGGGGGAGATACCTCTGCCTCAAAAAAAGGCCTTTTTTTAAATATTTCGATGGTGGGGGAGGTGGAACCCAGGGTTCTTGTTTCCCGTTCCGGTGCCAAACCCAATGACCGTATTTTCGTGACCGGAAACCTGGGGGATTCTGCTGCAGGTCTTGAAATTTTAACCCGTAAACGTTACACAAAGAATGCCAAACATCTCCAACCTGAATTGAAACTGATTCAGAGACATTTAATTCCGTTCCCAAGGATAGAAGAAGGAAGAGAGTTGGCTTTAAACTGTTTACCCAGTGCCATGATTGATCTTTCCGATGGGTTGGCGACCGATTTGGGACATATTTGTGAAGAGAGCGGAGTGGGTGCATTCATTGAAGTTGAGTCGCTTCCCATTTCTAAAGCCCTGCAAACCTATTGTTCCAAAATCAAACGTTCCCCGATCTCCTTTGCCTTAACGGGTGGGGAGGATTATGAACTCCTTTTTTCGGTTCCAAAATCTAAGGTTTCCCGGATGAAAAGTCTCTGTCAAAAAAAAGGGGTCAAGATAACCGAAATTGGGGAAATCATTTCGAAGAAGGGGATGTGGATTCAAACCCGGAAAGGTTTAACACTTTTGAAAGAAAGGGGCTTTGAACACTTTCAAAGGGTGAAAATTTAA
- the lon gene encoding endopeptidase La, with protein MAISGEPEVQSIDIPERVPLLPVRDIVVFPHMVLPLFVGREMSVQAIETALAGNRMILLVAQKSLEVESPEPKDIYSVGTIGMIMRMLKLPDGRIKILVQGMTKAKIIEFVQKKPFFEVRVERLVEPKFTGELVEIEALMRNVKEQLEKMISLGKLLLPDVMVVIENVEDPGRLSDMVISNLGLKAEVAQEVLEIFDPIARLKKVNEILIKEMEVLVMQQKIQAEAKGEMDRLQREYFLREQMKAIQKELGDGDERAEEVMEFKKRIKDAKMPEKVLKEAEKQLKRLEKMHPDSAEASTVRTYLEWLGELPWSKKTKDNLDIKAASKVLNQDHYDLEKVKERILEYLGVRKLKEKMKGPILCFVGPPGVGKTSLGRSIARALGREFVRVSLGGIRDEAEIRGHRRTYVGALPGRIIQGIKQAGSNNPIFMMDEVDKIGADFRGDPAAALLEVLDPEQNNAFSDHYLGVPFDLSNVMFITTANLMDPIPSALRDRMEVIELSGYTEEEKLGIARNYLIPRQLEAHGISEKHAHLSDLTLRKIIFQYTREAGVRNLEREIANVLRKVARKVAEGKDKTFVITPKNLHKYLGVPKYLPEMEQDHNEVGVGTGLAWTESGGDIIYIEATIMKGKGSLTLTGHLGDVMKESAQAALSYIRSISKDLGIHQDLFSKNDVHVHVPAGAIPKDGPSAGITMATTLASIFTGIPVKREVAMTGEVTLRGRVLPVGGLKEKILAAKRAGLKTVILPSQNKKDLEDVPKNVRRELRFVFADSMETVLAEALDRPVTPKSKGETVPEKPIRQREKSYTPTVTAKSP; from the coding sequence ATGGCAATATCAGGTGAGCCAGAGGTTCAATCAATCGATATCCCGGAACGGGTGCCTTTATTACCCGTCCGCGATATTGTTGTTTTCCCCCATATGGTTCTTCCTTTATTTGTAGGCCGTGAAATGTCCGTGCAGGCCATTGAGACAGCCTTGGCGGGAAATCGTATGATCTTGTTGGTGGCCCAAAAATCCCTGGAAGTGGAGAGTCCTGAGCCGAAGGATATTTATTCGGTGGGAACAATTGGCATGATTATGAGGATGTTAAAGCTCCCTGATGGCCGAATTAAAATCCTGGTCCAGGGTATGACCAAAGCAAAAATAATTGAATTTGTCCAAAAAAAGCCTTTTTTTGAGGTTCGGGTCGAGCGGTTGGTGGAGCCAAAATTTACCGGTGAATTGGTAGAAATTGAAGCTTTAATGCGAAATGTGAAAGAACAACTTGAAAAAATGATTAGCCTGGGAAAGTTACTCCTTCCCGATGTCATGGTGGTTATTGAGAACGTGGAGGACCCAGGCCGACTTTCGGATATGGTGATTTCCAATTTGGGATTAAAAGCCGAGGTGGCTCAAGAGGTTCTTGAAATATTTGACCCCATTGCGAGATTAAAAAAGGTCAATGAGATCCTGATCAAAGAAATGGAAGTTTTGGTCATGCAGCAGAAAATTCAGGCGGAAGCCAAAGGAGAGATGGATCGTCTTCAAAGGGAATATTTCCTTCGGGAGCAGATGAAAGCCATCCAAAAGGAATTGGGGGACGGCGATGAACGGGCGGAAGAGGTGATGGAGTTTAAAAAGCGGATCAAAGATGCCAAAATGCCCGAAAAAGTCCTCAAAGAAGCAGAAAAACAGTTGAAGCGCTTAGAGAAAATGCATCCTGATTCCGCAGAAGCCTCTACCGTGCGAACCTATTTGGAATGGTTGGGGGAGCTTCCATGGAGTAAAAAAACCAAAGATAATCTAGACATCAAGGCTGCATCCAAAGTCCTCAATCAGGACCATTATGATTTGGAGAAGGTCAAAGAGAGAATTCTGGAGTACCTGGGGGTCCGAAAACTCAAAGAAAAAATGAAAGGGCCCATTTTGTGTTTTGTGGGGCCCCCTGGGGTTGGAAAAACCTCATTGGGACGCTCCATCGCCAGGGCCCTGGGAAGAGAATTTGTGCGGGTATCTCTGGGTGGTATTCGTGATGAAGCAGAAATCCGTGGACACCGGAGAACCTATGTCGGCGCGTTACCTGGGCGAATTATTCAGGGAATAAAACAAGCGGGCTCAAACAATCCCATTTTTATGATGGATGAAGTGGATAAAATCGGGGCGGACTTTCGAGGGGATCCCGCTGCGGCCCTTTTAGAAGTTTTGGACCCAGAGCAAAATAATGCTTTTAGTGATCACTATTTGGGGGTTCCGTTTGATCTTTCCAATGTGATGTTTATCACGACGGCCAATTTGATGGATCCAATTCCCTCCGCCCTTCGGGACCGGATGGAGGTCATAGAACTATCTGGGTATACCGAAGAGGAAAAACTGGGCATTGCCCGCAATTATCTGATCCCCCGTCAATTGGAAGCCCATGGAATTTCAGAAAAACACGCCCACCTCTCAGATTTGACCCTTCGAAAAATAATTTTTCAATATACTCGAGAAGCAGGGGTTAGAAACCTTGAGCGGGAAATTGCAAATGTATTGAGGAAAGTGGCTCGTAAAGTAGCCGAGGGTAAAGATAAAACCTTTGTCATTACACCGAAGAACCTCCACAAATACCTGGGTGTTCCAAAATACCTGCCTGAGATGGAACAAGATCATAATGAAGTCGGCGTTGGTACAGGACTGGCCTGGACTGAATCGGGTGGGGATATTATCTATATCGAAGCTACGATCATGAAGGGAAAGGGTTCCTTGACACTAACGGGTCATTTGGGTGATGTCATGAAGGAATCTGCCCAGGCCGCTTTGAGTTATATCCGCTCGATCAGTAAAGATTTGGGTATCCATCAAGATTTATTTTCGAAAAACGATGTCCATGTTCATGTTCCCGCTGGTGCTATTCCGAAGGACGGTCCGTCCGCTGGTATTACCATGGCCACCACCCTGGCTTCAATTTTTACCGGGATTCCCGTGAAAAGGGAAGTTGCGATGACAGGGGAAGTCACTTTGAGGGGGAGGGTTTTACCAGTGGGTGGGTTAAAAGAAAAGATTTTAGCCGCAAAGCGCGCAGGGCTAAAAACCGTTATTTTACCCAGCCAGAACAAAAAAGATTTAGAAGATGTTCCGAAAAATGTCCGAAGGGAACTACGGTTTGTTTTTGCAGATTCCATGGAAACTGTTCTTGCCGAAGCCTTGGACCGCCCGGTAACCCCTAAATCCAAAGGGGAAACGGTTCCCGAAAAACCCATCAGGCAGCGGGAAAAATCCTATACCCCTACGGTTACGGCAAAGAGCCCCTAA
- the galU gene encoding UTP--glucose-1-phosphate uridylyltransferase GalU, giving the protein MSEQARVRKAVFPVAGLGTRFLPATKASPKEMLPLVDKPLVQYVVEEAVNSGVQEIIIITGRGKRAIEDHFDISFELEENLKEGGKHSLLKELRKISELADFCYVRQRHPLGLGHAILCAKNLVGDEPFAVLLGDDIIDSPKPALKQMVDLFNEVKSPVIAIQRVEREEVSHYGVIKGKEIEEGVYLVEDLVEKPSIDQAPSDLAVIGRYILIPEIFESLEKTKPGRNREIQLTDGIRNLVEQGPVYAYMVQGKRYDAGDKLGFLKATVEFGLKNKELGKEFRNYLKRLKF; this is encoded by the coding sequence ATGAGTGAGCAAGCCAGAGTTCGTAAAGCTGTTTTCCCCGTCGCGGGGTTGGGAACACGGTTCCTCCCCGCAACCAAGGCTTCTCCCAAGGAAATGCTACCATTGGTAGATAAACCTTTGGTGCAATATGTCGTGGAGGAGGCCGTAAATTCAGGTGTTCAGGAAATTATCATAATTACGGGGAGAGGAAAACGTGCCATCGAGGACCATTTTGATATTTCTTTCGAGTTGGAGGAAAATTTAAAAGAAGGTGGAAAACATTCCCTTTTAAAGGAGTTAAGAAAAATATCCGAGCTTGCTGATTTTTGTTATGTGAGGCAACGGCACCCGCTTGGTTTGGGTCATGCCATATTATGTGCAAAAAATCTGGTAGGGGATGAACCCTTTGCTGTTTTGTTAGGAGACGATATCATTGATTCTCCCAAACCTGCTTTAAAACAGATGGTTGACTTGTTCAATGAAGTGAAATCCCCTGTCATTGCTATCCAGCGCGTCGAACGAGAAGAGGTCTCACATTATGGGGTTATTAAGGGGAAAGAAATAGAAGAGGGGGTATATTTGGTAGAAGATCTGGTTGAAAAACCTTCGATTGATCAAGCCCCTTCGGATTTAGCTGTGATCGGCCGGTATATTCTGATTCCAGAAATATTTGAAAGCCTTGAAAAGACAAAGCCGGGGCGAAACCGGGAAATTCAATTAACCGATGGGATTAGAAACCTGGTTGAGCAGGGACCGGTATATGCCTATATGGTTCAGGGAAAACGGTATGACGCTGGAGATAAACTTGGATTTTTAAAGGCGACAGTTGAATTTGGCTTGAAAAACAAGGAGTTGGGGAAGGAGTTCCGTAATTATTTAAAGAGGTTGAAATTTTGA
- the coaE gene encoding dephospho-CoA kinase (Dephospho-CoA kinase (CoaE) performs the final step in coenzyme A biosynthesis.), with translation MILAGLTGGIASGKSVVSGLFRDRGAYIIDADRIAHEVISPSSPPWGKIVEAFGKEILLPDKSIDRKKLGRIVFDDPEKREELNAIVHPRVFAEEERQRKAIVDRDPQAVIIFDVPLLIETRSFELMDKVILVYVNRALQLKRLVERDNLTRDEAKKRVDSQIPLKEKRQYADYIIDGGEPIDQIRERVEEIFLELSGLA, from the coding sequence ATGATTTTGGCTGGCCTGACAGGTGGGATTGCTAGTGGAAAGAGTGTGGTTTCGGGCCTTTTCCGGGATAGAGGGGCTTATATTATCGATGCGGATCGAATTGCCCATGAAGTGATTTCTCCCTCTAGCCCTCCATGGGGGAAAATTGTAGAGGCCTTTGGAAAAGAGATTCTCCTGCCTGATAAGTCTATTGACCGAAAAAAACTGGGAAGAATTGTCTTTGATGATCCGGAAAAACGAGAGGAGCTCAATGCCATTGTTCACCCTCGGGTTTTTGCAGAAGAAGAAAGGCAAAGAAAAGCGATCGTTGATCGTGATCCCCAAGCGGTTATTATCTTTGATGTTCCTTTGCTTATTGAAACCCGAAGTTTTGAACTAATGGATAAGGTTATTTTGGTTTATGTCAATCGGGCACTACAACTCAAGCGATTGGTGGAACGGGACAATCTGACCCGGGATGAGGCTAAAAAGCGGGTGGATTCCCAAATTCCCCTAAAGGAAAAAAGACAATATGCAGATTATATAATTGATGGTGGGGAACCCATTGATCAGATCAGAGAAAGGGTCGAAGAAATTTTTTTGGAATTGTCTGGGTTGGCGTAA
- the bamD gene encoding outer membrane protein assembly factor BamD, protein MKNKAISVFCILFLGGCSWFSSKAEEPYLPNLEIDEKILEATEGSLEKSYDPLTLLKRSEAYYRDKSYIEASGEYQRFLDLHPLHRFAGYAHFKLGMSYFHQIRSIDQDQEPLQKALHAFQNLLAKYPDSPYTTLAKEKINFCRERLAAYQFYVGRFYYKKNSYPAAVSRFQGILKDFKDTPTITGALYYLGRSYQLSGIPEKATLTFQELITEYPKSPYHEKAVKYLKSLNTQEDLAEHYVETEFED, encoded by the coding sequence TTGAAAAATAAAGCAATTTCCGTTTTTTGTATTCTGTTTTTGGGGGGGTGCAGTTGGTTTTCATCTAAAGCAGAAGAGCCCTATCTCCCTAATCTTGAAATTGATGAAAAGATCCTTGAGGCCACCGAAGGATCTTTAGAAAAAAGTTATGATCCCCTAACACTGCTTAAGCGGTCCGAAGCCTACTACAGGGACAAAAGTTATATTGAAGCCTCAGGGGAATATCAGCGGTTTCTAGATCTCCACCCCCTCCATCGTTTTGCGGGATATGCTCATTTTAAATTAGGAATGAGTTATTTTCACCAAATTCGGTCCATTGATCAAGACCAGGAGCCGTTGCAAAAGGCTCTCCATGCTTTTCAAAACCTTCTGGCAAAATATCCGGATTCTCCATACACCACCCTTGCCAAGGAAAAAATCAATTTTTGCCGTGAACGGTTAGCCGCCTATCAATTTTATGTTGGCCGTTTTTATTATAAAAAAAATTCATACCCGGCTGCCGTTTCCCGCTTTCAAGGAATTCTCAAGGATTTTAAAGATACCCCAACCATCACTGGTGCTCTTTATTATTTAGGTCGGTCCTATCAATTAAGCGGGATTCCCGAAAAAGCCACTTTGACTTTCCAAGAACTCATTACGGAATACCCCAAAAGCCCCTATCATGAAAAAGCCGTAAAATATTTAAAATCCCTTAATACCCAGGAAGATTTGGCCGAGCATTACGTGGAAACGGAATTTGAGGATTAG
- a CDS encoding Stp1/IreP family PP2C-type Ser/Thr phosphatase: MKIRIVGGTDQGKHRKSNEDAYGIFEDLNLAVVADGMGGHAAGEVASRLAVESVYQTILQNPPGEPTQLLNQAILNANARILETAKKDPALTGMGTTIVVLLISGETAHIGYAGDSRVYLFRKSTLKQLTEDHSLVGDYIRKGLLTPEEAQKNPLKHVITRALGTSEPLKVDQVSLPLEEDDIFLLCSDGLSNMVNDEDLQGEISSGDQNLETSCSGLIQLANKNGGADNITLVLLQCQKNSS; this comes from the coding sequence ATGAAAATACGAATCGTAGGCGGAACCGATCAGGGAAAACATCGAAAGTCCAATGAAGATGCGTATGGAATCTTTGAAGACCTAAACCTTGCCGTGGTCGCTGATGGCATGGGGGGGCACGCCGCAGGAGAGGTGGCCAGCCGCCTCGCGGTTGAATCGGTCTATCAGACCATCCTTCAAAATCCTCCGGGGGAACCCACCCAACTTTTAAATCAAGCCATTCTAAACGCCAATGCCCGTATTTTAGAGACCGCAAAGAAAGATCCTGCATTAACAGGAATGGGCACCACCATTGTGGTCCTTTTAATTTCTGGAGAGACTGCCCATATCGGCTATGCAGGGGACAGTCGGGTTTATTTATTCAGAAAATCAACCCTCAAACAACTCACTGAAGATCACTCCCTGGTTGGAGACTATATTCGAAAAGGCCTTCTGACCCCTGAAGAAGCACAAAAAAACCCTTTAAAGCATGTCATTACCCGGGCTTTGGGAACCAGTGAACCTTTAAAGGTCGATCAGGTATCTCTTCCCCTGGAAGAAGATGATATTTTCCTTCTTTGCTCTGATGGTTTAAGTAATATGGTGAACGATGAAGATCTCCAGGGGGAGATTTCTTCCGGGGACCAAAACCTTGAAACCTCCTGCTCTGGGTTGATCCAATTGGCAAATAAAAATGGGGGAGCAGATAATATTACGCTGGTGCTCCTCCAATGTCAGAAGAACTCATCCTAA